tcatcagcctgtTCCATTCCCATTTCATCAGGTTGTGTCCACGTAGCGGTCGCAAGTGCAGACAACGGAATGGTGTTCCAAGAATGTGTACCTGCACCGCGTATGGAGCCAGGAACGAGCACAGAATGCTTCGAcctgactgcctgcctgcctgccgaccAGCATCCCGTTTGTGATAACTTAATTTATGAAATTACTTTTTCCCGACGGTGGCGAACCAAGAATAGCGCGCGCATATCCAGGAATGTGACTAGCGCAACAGAAGGATCACCCCACGATGAGATTGTTTATACGGTTGCATTTGTCGCGTAATGATGTTCAGCGGACGTACATTCCTTTGCGTAGTCGTTTGGTTAAGACTCACCGGGAACGACCTTCCATCGAAGAATGCGTTGGCAGAATAAAACTGAGGATTGGTTTCAGGGAGTGTAGTtacggaaatcgattttctaaTATTCGGTTTTGAGTGTAAATTGCTAAGCAATAATGCCTTGGCGCTGGCCTACTTACTAACGCTtccatttttggtgttttttttttttcattttagaaCGTCCACGATGACGGTGCGCTCGCGATTAAGGCGGAACTGCAGGACATTCCACTGAAGAAACCAAAGCTAATGAGCGATGTAGCATCGCTGTACCACAGCAGTAACCACCGGCTTGCGCCACACAACAGCATCGTCTCTCCCGCCCATCTGTcccagcatccgcagcagaCGAGCTCGACGTTCCGTCCGTGGGCCGCCCAAAAGGCACAAAAGtatgcccagcagcagcagcaactattGCTGCAACAGATGGCCGCTGCGGTCGTCGCACCCTACGCCAACGGTACGGCGCTTGTGAATGGGACGGTTCGTACGACCTCACCCGGTGGTACGATCCTGGCACTCAGTCAGGAACCGCCCCTGCTGCAGAACCCCGAAAATGTCGTCCCAATGTCGGAGACGGACAAGTTCGAGCGCTCGTACCAACCTAACGTAGCGCTCGCACCACGGAAGTCGATCCTGTGCAaggaatcatcatcgtcgtcgtcggcatcatcagcaccgccCGGTGCGCCCGGTGCGCTAGTGCCAGTACggcgtgatcatcatcacgagaAGGAACGCTCCGTCATTAAGTGTGAGGTGCAGATCAAACAGGAAACTCCCTCGACACCACCGGCCATCGATCCATCGGCCGCCGTACGGTCGGTGATCAAGTGTGACGTACAGATCAAGCAGGAGCGACCGGgaacgccaccaccggttagccatcatcatcaccatcattctcATCTTTCGGGAGGCGGCGATGGTAGTATCTCACCACCCCCGGCCCATATTACGGTTGGGCCTTGctctccaccgccaccgccgacagCGCCATCGATGCTGCATCATCCTGCAGCAGGTGCCCGAACCCCAacggcgatcgcgatcagtaCGATCATCGccaagcaacagcaccaacaccagcaacaccagcaacaacatgtGATGATCTCCTCGATGGtaccgtacggtggtggtagtggaggaaGCAGTGGTagccaaagccaaagtccCGTAACGGTGCCACCGGATGTACACTCCGGGTCGAACGAGATCACGTCCTCTACGTcaccgttgccaccaccgGTCAACATGAGTACCACGGGAATGAACGGGACGAGTGAGAAGCAaccgaagatggtggtggtgatcaagGAACCGCTCAGTCCGCtaccaccgaccggtggtcgTGCCAGTCCATTGTCACTGCGCCATTCACAGCAACATGCTCtttcccatcatcaccagcaccagcagcagcagcagcagcagcaccatcagcaacagcagcagcagcaacatcagtcTTCGACATCGCCAACCTCCCCGCCGCATCATGTGGACCACCATCAGCCGCTATACCTGCATCACcatccacaccatcatcatcagcaccatccgcaccatcaTAACAATCATGTGCAGCTGCATCATCGATCGCACCATGTACCGACGGCCGGGATTATCCACAAGAACGGTGTCCCGATCTCCGTCGGTAACTCCGAGTTCGAACTGTCAACCGATACGGACGATGACAGCCAGGCGGGTGAAccggacagcagcaacgcaccgtcaccgatcgagctgatcgGCGAGGTACTGAAAGAGGTGGAACCGGAAACGAAGCAACAGATTATGGACATCTTCAAGGTGTTGCTGGAGGAGAGCCGCATGGAACACCAGCGGCAACAGCTGGAGGTACGTGCCAAGGAGGATCAGCTAGTCGAAATGCAACGGCAGAAGGatcatctgcagcaacaggtgcaccagctgcagcaagaACTGAACCGAGCGCTGCTAAAACTCGATTCGCTCCGGTTGCAGTACAGTGAACAACAgttgcagcatcaccaccaccacgaccaccaccagcaccaacaccagcagcacaagcatgctgctgatgatggtacggCGGGAGAGCTATTGGTCGGTACTGTTGCAGGGGAATCGAATACATCATCCTCTTCgacaccgccatcgccactaTCGCTAGTAAGTAATGGCAGTAGCACTGGCATTGCAAGCCATTTGATCGAACGGCGAAACAGTTTTCCGGAAAAGTCGGAAATCATCATGAAGCCGCTGAAGAAGCTGTTACGCCGCAGTCCGGATGAATcgacggtgggtggtggtacggtgTTGATGCTGGCATCGACGGCTACGAACCCAACGCAAGGAGTTGCCAACTGCACACCGTCACCAGTTGTTGCCGCCAGTAGTCTGTCAATTACAGC
The sequence above is a segment of the Anopheles darlingi chromosome 2, idAnoDarlMG_H_01, whole genome shotgun sequence genome. Coding sequences within it:
- the LOC125948684 gene encoding protein split ends-like isoform X2, whose product is MTEYIPPPHVMSVLKTYQDKAPKSLHGPGLSLVHPSKSSSASSSSIGGGGGGAGRSETPDHHHHHHHHHHHHQHHQGDGGSGGHNHHHHHHHHSRSDDEQQQREQSSAGAATSSLSSSSSSSSSLSPSPAQRVTIVPAPMVLGPPVPAVPIMTTPDPDCGIVNMTVLEGKRIGCFLLGGEMRLCLPQIFNNILMDFSVEQINRSIQELMIYLYNCTDQQLQEFKRANIIPETAKTCGLITRTNAERLCSSLLHQPASASTTTGPGTSHHQSLKGGGGPNSTIIVTGPAFRVYHRCFGKCEGILTPELYSYEEPACIECCECRGLYSPQKFVCHQHEPQEIRTCHWGFDSSQWRLYIHVIDSDKNRDEHTQILQKIWNKEREFEQELADYERDLWIARRKNVHDDGALAIKAELQDIPLKKPKLMSDVASLYHSSNHRLAPHNSIVSPAHLSQHPQQTSSTFRPWAAQKAQKYAQQQQQLLLQQMAAAVVAPYANGTALVNGTVRTTSPGGTILALSQEPPLLQNPENVVPMSETDKFERSYQPNVALAPRKSILCKESSSSSSASSAPPGAPGALVPVRRDHHHEKERSVIKCEVQIKQETPSTPPAIDPSAAVRSVIKCDVQIKQERPGTPPPVSHHHHHHSHLSGGGDGSISPPPAHITVGPCSPPPPPTAPSMLHHPAAGARTPTAIAISTIIAKQQHQHQQHQQQHVMISSMVPYGGGSGGSSGSQSQSPVTVPPDVHSGSNEITSSTSPLPPPVNMSTTGMNGTSEKQPKMVVVIKEPLSPLPPTGGRASPLSLRHSQQHALSHHHQHQQQQQQQHHQQQQQQQHQSSTSPTSPPHHVDHHQPLYLHHHPHHHHQHHPHHHNNHVQLHHRSHHVPTAGIIHKNGVPISVGNSEFELSTDTDDDSQAGEPDSSNAPSPIELIGEVLKEVEPETKQQIMDIFKVLLEESRMEHQRQQLEVRAKEDQLVEMQRQKDHLQQQVHQLQQELNRALLKLDSLRLQYSEQQLQHHHHHDHHQHQHQQHKHAADDGTAGELLVGTVAGESNTSSSSTPPSPLSLVSNGSSTGIASHLIERRNSFPEKSEIIMKPLKKLLRRSPDESTVGGGTVLMLASTATNPTQGVANCTPSPVVAASSLSITATISTGKAMESSQPCQPEPMDTETSSPPPQPPPPPPPPRVTVAPSKHPRKAALLSSSVALATQQPPLTNGGGAGSRQSPSPPSPQPPPPPAPQPPTSASNVPASSMTTTTTNAKPPPAAEVNRSVSPREHSATEDEPVEKTASVPSLASSADAPTRPSSPSPKPTSRPASVASPHESAELMDPEEEDEDDEQRSVGAEVKSERLRTSTSVVKAASIGITGSSTTTTSNSSSSSSSNKSVKTSASTSSSSSNQENDFPNRANGGDNGSDSNSSSSSTSSNDGNRGSGN
- the LOC125948684 gene encoding protein split ends-like isoform X1, yielding MTEYIPPPHVMSVLKTYQDKAPKSLHGPGLSLVHPSKSSSASSSSIGGGGGGAGRSETPDHHHHHHHHHHHHQHHQGDGGSGGHNHHHHHHHHSRSDDEQQQREQSSAGAATSSLSSSSSSSSSLSPSPAQRVTIVPAPMVLGPPVPAVPIMTTPDPDCGIVNMTVLEGKRIGCFLLGGEMRLCLPQIFNNILMDFSVEQINRSIQELMIYLYNCTDQQLQEFKRANIIPETAKTCGLITRTNAERLCSSLLHQPASASTTTGPGTSHHQSLKGGGGPNSTIIVTGPAFRVYHRCFGKCEGILTPELYSYEEPACIECCECRGLYSPQKFVCHQHEPQEIRTCHWGFDSSQWRLYIHVIDSDKNRDEHTQILQKIWNKEREFEQELADYERDLWIARRKVIECRNDGNKWQYPIRSGVSNVHDDGALAIKAELQDIPLKKPKLMSDVASLYHSSNHRLAPHNSIVSPAHLSQHPQQTSSTFRPWAAQKAQKYAQQQQQLLLQQMAAAVVAPYANGTALVNGTVRTTSPGGTILALSQEPPLLQNPENVVPMSETDKFERSYQPNVALAPRKSILCKESSSSSSASSAPPGAPGALVPVRRDHHHEKERSVIKCEVQIKQETPSTPPAIDPSAAVRSVIKCDVQIKQERPGTPPPVSHHHHHHSHLSGGGDGSISPPPAHITVGPCSPPPPPTAPSMLHHPAAGARTPTAIAISTIIAKQQHQHQQHQQQHVMISSMVPYGGGSGGSSGSQSQSPVTVPPDVHSGSNEITSSTSPLPPPVNMSTTGMNGTSEKQPKMVVVIKEPLSPLPPTGGRASPLSLRHSQQHALSHHHQHQQQQQQQHHQQQQQQQHQSSTSPTSPPHHVDHHQPLYLHHHPHHHHQHHPHHHNNHVQLHHRSHHVPTAGIIHKNGVPISVGNSEFELSTDTDDDSQAGEPDSSNAPSPIELIGEVLKEVEPETKQQIMDIFKVLLEESRMEHQRQQLEVRAKEDQLVEMQRQKDHLQQQVHQLQQELNRALLKLDSLRLQYSEQQLQHHHHHDHHQHQHQQHKHAADDGTAGELLVGTVAGESNTSSSSTPPSPLSLVSNGSSTGIASHLIERRNSFPEKSEIIMKPLKKLLRRSPDESTVGGGTVLMLASTATNPTQGVANCTPSPVVAASSLSITATISTGKAMESSQPCQPEPMDTETSSPPPQPPPPPPPPRVTVAPSKHPRKAALLSSSVALATQQPPLTNGGGAGSRQSPSPPSPQPPPPPAPQPPTSASNVPASSMTTTTTNAKPPPAAEVNRSVSPREHSATEDEPVEKTASVPSLASSADAPTRPSSPSPKPTSRPASVASPHESAELMDPEEEDEDDEQRSVGAEVKSERLRTSTSVVKAASIGITGSSTTTTSNSSSSSSSNKSVKTSASTSSSSSNQENDFPNRANGGDNGSDSNSSSSSTSSNDGNRGSGN